A single window of Drosophila suzukii chromosome 3, CBGP_Dsuzu_IsoJpt1.0, whole genome shotgun sequence DNA harbors:
- the MetRS-m gene encoding methionine--tRNA ligase, mitochondrial, whose translation MLIRRLKCFRRLGSRHNSSHYVTTPIFYVNAAPHIGHLYSAVIADAHCRYQRLRNPEQDVRLCTGTDEHGTKIQQAAALHGIPVAKYCDDISERYREVFRSASIQPEDFIRTTEERHKRAVSHFWRTLHGRGHIYSAAYSGWYCVSDETFLTDSQLRLDESTGSRYSLESGHPVEWTEETNYMFRLSQFQDDVRHWVKQEARIRPAKFEKILLDTLSEPLPDVSVSRPSNRVHWAIPVPDDDTQTVYVWLDALVNYLSSVGYPNEGYSVHWPPAQQVIGKDILKFHGIYWPAFLLAAGLEPPGQLFVHSHWTVDGQKMSKSRHNVVDPVQAARQYTMEGLRYFLLREGVAHSDGNYSHVKAQRILNSELADTLGNLLSRACAKSLNPGQIYPSANAEHLADLLRSLDAAKRLQDTLLQLSERCASHYECNHFHLVADTAMAALHAANNFFESSKPWTLKAGAPDANPPRLETIIAMTMDALRLCGIVLQPIIPQLATRLLDKLSIPTAQRGWNHLAHSFATSAASLGGSRQLDGQTSALLFQRILEEKVVKEQDEKEQQKPQPAKRSKSKKKERRDTMS comes from the exons ATGCTTATAAGAAGACTTAAGTGCTTTCGGCGTCTGGGATCCCGCCACAACAGTTCGCACTACGTGACAACTCcaatattttatgtaaatgCAG CTCCCCACATTGGTCACCTCTACTCGGCGGTTATAGCCGATGCCCACTGTCGCTACCAGAGATTAAGGAATCCGGAGCAGGATGTACGCCTCTGCACGGGAACGGATGAGCACGGCACCAAGATCCAACAGGCGGCGGCCCTTCACGGGATTCCCGTGGCCAAATATTGCGATGATATATCAGAGCGATATCGGGAGGTGTTCCGTAGTGCCAGTATCCAGCCAGAGGACTTTATCCGCACCACAGAGGAGCGACACAAGCGGGCAGTGTCCCATTTTTGG CGCACACTCCACGGACGGGGCCACATCTATTCGGCAGCCTACAGCGGCTGGTATTGCGTGTCCGACGAAACCTTCCTTACCGACTCCCAGCTGAGATTGGATGAGTCCACCGGCAGCCGTTACTCCCTGGAATCTGGGCATCCCGTCGAGTGGACCGAGGAAACCAACTACATGTTCCGTCTGTCACAGTTCCAGGACGATGTGCGCCATTGGGTGAAGCAGGAGGCTCGCATCCGGCCGGCCAAGTTCGAAAAGATTTTGCTAGACACTCTCAGCGAACCACTGCCGGATGTATCGGTATCACGTCCTTCCAACCGTGTCCACTGGGCCATTCCTGTTCCGGATGATGATACACAGACAGTCTACGTCTGGCTGGATGCTCTGGTCAACTATCTTAGCTCTGTGGGATATCCCAATGAGGGG TACTCCGTCCACTGGCCACCGGCGCAGCAGGTGATCGGCAAGGACATCCTCAAGTTTCACGGCATCTACTGGCCCGCCTTTCTCCTGGCCGCCGGCCTGGAACCTCCTGGACAGCTCTTCGTCCACTCGCACTGGACCGTCGACGGGCAGAAGATGTCGAAGAGCAGGCACAACGTGGTGGATCCCGTCCAGGCAGCCCGGCAGTACACCATGGAAGGCCTGAGATACTTCCTACTGCGGGAGGGCGTGGCCCACAGCGATGGCA ACTACAGCCACGTGAAGGCGCAGCGCATCCTCAACTCGGAACTGGCGGACACCCTGGGCAATCTGCTATCACGTGCCTGCGCCAAGTCGCTGAATCCCGGCCAAATCTATCCATCAGCCAACGCCGAGCACTTGGCGGATCTCCTCCGGAGCCTGGATGCGGCCAAACGCCTGCAGGATACGCTTCTGCAGCTGTCAG AGCGATGCGCGTCGCATTACGAGTGCAATCACTTCCACTTGGTGGCCGACACTGCCATGGCGGCTCTGCATGCGGCCAACAACTTCTTCGAGAGCTCCAAACCCTGGACGCTGAAGGCGGGCGCACCGGATGCCAACCCGCCCCGTTTGGAGACCATAATCGCCATGACAATGGACGCTCTGCGGCTCTGCGGCATTGTGCTGCAGCCCATAATTCCCCAGCTGGCCACGCGGCTGCTCGATAAGCTGAGCATACCCACCGCACAACGTGGCTGGAATCATTTGGCCCACAGTTTTGCCACCAGCGCCGCGAGTCTCGGCGGGAGCCGTCAATTGGATGGGCAAACCAGTGCCCTGCTCTTCCAGCGGATTCTCGAGGAGAAGGTCGTCAAGGAGCAGGATGAGAAGGAGCAGCAGAAGCCGCAGCCAGCCAAGCGGAGCAAATCGAAGAAGAAGGAGCGCCGCGATACAATGTCCTGA
- the LOC108016408 gene encoding uncharacterized protein, which yields MSTTFWFCFYASLISVMAYSINRNVHLPKNNCDSYFTYGTMNSGSTFIGIFTAHRTDLNEFYWEADFTAHGANVDQVNNLYPYPTEEECYANIRKREPAQMYVIFGNITNELPMLTDFKINGDTLCKNEKYPPPITTTHVARRLTVDQIRSGLTFRKNY from the exons ATGTCTACCACATTTTGGTTTTGCTTCTACGCGTCCCTGATCTCGGTCATGGCCTACTCGATCAACCGAAATGTACATCTTCCGAAAAACAATTGCGATTCATATTTTACATATGGAACTATGAACTCGGGTAGTACCTTCATAGGCATTTTTACGGCCCACAGGACCGACCTCAATGAATTCTATTGGGAGGCAGACTTCACGGCACACGGCGCAAACGTG GATCAAGTTAATAATCTCTATCCGTATCCCACCGAAGAAGAGTGTTATGCCAACATCAGAAAACGAGAACCCGCTCAGATGTACGTGATCTTTGGGAATATTACAAACGAGTTGCCCATGCTGACTGATTTTAAGATTAATGGAGACACGCTGTGCAAAAACGAAAAGT ATCCACCACCCATAACCACAACTCACGTTGCTCGCAGACTGACTGTCGATCAAATACGTAGTGGGTTGACATTTAGGAAAAATTATTAA
- the LOC108016400 gene encoding uncharacterized protein CG45076 yields MPGTKALLIVLLLLHTCPRLESFHYRSAQPNAKHCLSSLYGDASVDGADGGGGGSGGCTDTSNNKKVGCGAGGTGGGVLGRGDPKAKASNIAQKAALEAKAASDSQMAAAEAAASQVKSELAAKAAQSARAAEAALAGKQQIVEQLQQEMTEADAVVSEVTSSLQNTQANANAAAAAAHEAQTQLNQLKSLVMAATANMANIENVASGAQQELAEKTQLLEAAKHRVENLGRQMTDAKSDFEKTKQAAYKAACAAVEAKQKAQRSRRMTHRQQVRWGPRKLAEKFAGDAAKM; encoded by the coding sequence ATGCCTGGCACGAAAGCGCTGCTCATCGTCCTGCTACTCCTGCATACGTGTCCCCGACTGGAGAGCTTCCACTACCGATCTGCCCAACCGAATGCCAAGCACTGTCTGTCCAGCCTGTACGGGGATGCCAGTGTGGATGGAGCAgacggaggaggaggcggaTCCGGAGGCTGTACGGACACATCCAACAACAAGAAGGTCGGCTGCGGTGCAGGGGGCACTGGCGGCGGCGTCTTGGGCCGTGGTGATCCCAAGGCCAAGGCATCCAACATTGCCCAAAAGGCTGCTCTGGAGGCGAAAGCAGCCAGCGATTCCCAAATGGCAGCTGCTGAGGCGGCTGCTTCCCAGGTCAAATCCGAACTGGCCGCCAAGGCAGCCCAATCCGCACGAGCAGCGGAGGCAGCGCTGGCCGGAAAGCAGCAGATTGTGGAACAGCTGCAGCAGGAGATGACCGAAGCGGACGCGGTGGTCAGTGAGGTGACTTCATCGCTGCAGAACACCCAGGCGAATGCCAATGCCGCCGCAGCGGCAGCCCACGAGGCCCAAACGCAGCTGAATCAGCTTAAGAGCCTTGTGATGGCCGCCACTGCCAATATGGCCAATATCGAGAACGTGGCCAGTGGGGCGCAGCAAGAGCTGGCCGAGAAGACGCAGCTCCTGGAGGCGGCCAAGCATAGGGTGGAGAATCTTGGCAGACAAATGACCGATGCCAAGTCGGACTTCGAGAAGACCAAGCAGGCGGCTTACAAGGCGGCCTGTGCAGCAGTGGAGGCCAAGCAGAAGGCCCAAAGGTCTCGGCGGATGACCCACCGCCAACAGGTGCGATGGGGTCCAAGGAAGTTGGCCGAAAAGTTCGCCGGCGATGCAGCTAAGATGTAG
- the LOC108016415 gene encoding uncharacterized protein CG45076, whose amino-acid sequence MLYCQAMCLILLNIACVSRSHLAMPSEKVPNKAPDLAWLYEPNNEKREIRGGAPDAAGCEGVQRSCGLNQKDAKSKASSIAVKAAQDAKAANDAQVAAGEAASMQVKVELADKAVQAARAAEAALAGKQQIMEQLELEQKESEAVVDEVQNSLQNTQMNADSAVVAVSDAKLQLDQLRLLVKEATAQLSNIEAFANGAQMELEEKLQLLEAAKRRVEGITRQAISARQDFEKTKKAAYKAACAAVEAKQKAQRQQREISSASSSS is encoded by the exons ATGCTCTATTGCCAAGCAATGTGCCTAATCCTGCTTAACATTGCTTGCGTTTCACGGAGCCATCTAGCCATGCCAAGTGAAAAG GTGCCCAATAAAGCTCCTGATTTGGCTTGGTTGTATGAGCCAAACAATGAGAAAAGGGAAATTAGAGGAGGAGCACCCGACGCAGCAGGATGCGAGGGAGTTCAAAGATCTTGTGGCCTCAACCAGAAGGATGCCAAGAGCAAGGCCTCCAGCATTGCAGTAAAGGCCGCCCAGGATGCAAAGGCGGCCAATGACGCCCAAGTGGCCGCCGGAGAGGCAGCCTCGATGCAAGTGAAAGTGGAACTGGCTGATAAGGCCGTCCAGGCTGCTCGAGCGGCGGAGGCTGCACTGGCCGGCAAGCAGCAGATCATGGAGCAACTGGAGCTGGAGCAAAAGGAGTCGGAAGCGGTGGTGGACGAGGTCCAGAACTCGCTGCAGAACACCCAGATGAACGCCGATTCCGCCGTAGTGGCTGTCTCCGATGCCAAGCTCCAGTTGGATCAACTGAGACTCCTGGTGAAAGAGGCCACCGCTCAGCTGAGCAACATCGAAGCGTTTGCCAATGGTGCCCAGATGGAGCTTGAGGAAAAGTTGCAGCTTTTGGAGGCGGCCAAGCGACGGGTGGAGGGCATCACCAGACAAGCGATCTCCGCCAGGCAGGATTTCGAAAAGACCAAGAAGGCAGCCTATAAAGCAGCCTGTGCAGCAGTGGAGGCTAAGCAAAAGGCCCAAAGGCAGCAAAGGGAGATCAGTTCTGCGTCCTCCTCGAGCTAG
- the LOC108016414 gene encoding uncharacterized protein — translation MRIDAQIMWLIIVLSSLLAPATGNHYRTRRRHMPSEDSDLMKSLAGGGAGGGGAACDMSGESGSTQPKKSMRNHGNAKQRSSGIAVQAANEAKKANEDMATAVKVAADKIKNEYADKASAAAKAAEAVLAGKGQVLEQLEAEVREAEMVVQEENQELITAEANAQLASKAHNLGQQELKTLTICLKLAKDNRDTSEQVYAVWQQSLSDKTALLEAAQRRVTVLMRQLSDARVDYEKTKKAALNAARAAQEAKQRIEQSDTSDSSSSDRGRCRRAWRQYKDNQ, via the coding sequence ATGCGGATAGACGCTCAGATCATGTGGCTAATCATTGTTTTGTCCTCGCTCCTGGCACCCGCAACTGGCAACCACTATCGCACCCGCCGGAGGCACATGCCCTCAGAGGATTCGGACCTGATGAAGAGTCTCGCCGGTGGCGGCGCAGGTGGAGGAGGAGCTGCTTGCGACATGTCGGGCGAATCGGGCAGCACCCAGCCGAAGAAGTCGATGCGAAATCACGGTAATGCCAAGCAGAGGTCATCCGGGATCGCTGTGCAGGCGGCGAATGAGGCGAAGAAGGCCAACGAGGACATGGCCACTGCCGTGAAGGTGGCCGCCGATAAGATCAAGAACGAATACGCCGACAAGGCATCCGCTGCCGCCAAGGCCGCCGAGGCGGTGCTCGCCGGAAAGGGTCAGGTGCTGGAGCAACTGGAGGCGGAGGTGCGGGAGGCAGAGATGGTGGTGCAGGAGGAGAACCAGGAGCTGATCACCGCGGAGGCAAATGCACAGCTGGCCAGCAAGGCACACAATTTGGGCCAGCAGGAGCTGAAGACGCTGACCATATGCCTCAAGCTGGCCAAGGATAACCGGGATACCTCGGAGCAAGTGTACGCCGTGTGGCAACAGTCGCTGAGCGACAAGACCGCCCTCCTGGAGGCTGCCCAGCGGAGGGTCACTGTGCTGATGCGACAACTGAGCGACGCTCGAGTAGATTACGAGAAGACCAAGAAGGCGGCCCTCAATGCAGCCAGAGCCGCCCAGGAAGCCAAACAGCGGATCGAGCAATCGGACACCTCCGATTCCTCCTCCTCAGATCGCGGGAGATGTCGACGTGCCTGGCGGCAGTACAAAGATAACCAATGA